The nucleotide sequence TTATTACCTTTGCCGAAACCGAAATAAGACCCAAGTATAAATGGAAAACACAATCAAAAAAGTTGCGCTTAATGATAAGCACATTGAACTAGGAGGAAAGATGGTTCCCTTTGCAGGGTATAATATGCCTGTGAGGTACACTTCTGACAAGCAGGAACATAATACGGTAAGAGATGGGGTAGGTGTTTTTGATGTATCCCATATGGGAGAATTCATGGTTACCGGACCACATGCTTTGGAATTAATCCAAAAGGTGACTTCCAATGATGCTTCCAAATTAGTAATTGGACAAGCTCAATATTCATGTTTTCCAAACGAAAAAGGCGGTATTGTAGATGATTTGCTCGTCTACAAAATGGCTGAAGAAGAATATTTATTGGTGGTGAATGCCTCTAATATTGATAAAGACTGGGCTTGGGTAAACCAACACAATGAAATGGGAGCGGAATTAAAGAACATTTCTGATGAAATGTCTCTTTTTGCAGTGCAAGGCCCAAAAGCTACTGCAGCTCTTCAAAAAATCACTCCTGTAAACTTGGATGACATCAAATTCTATCATTTTGCAGTTGGAGAATTTGCAGGTATTCAGGATGTAATCATTTCTGGTACAGGATATACTGGAGCAGGTGGGTTTGAAATCTATGTAAGAAATGAGGACGCCCTTGCCGTTTGGGATGCCATATTTGAAGCTGGAGCTGAATTTGATATCCAACCTATCGGCTTAGGTGCGCGCGATACACTCAGACTGGAAATGGGATACTGCCTATACGGAAATGATATTGATGATAGCACTTCTCCACTCGAAGCAGGATTAGGCTGGATCACCAAATTCACCAAGGATTTCATCAACAGTGATAATCTTAAAAAACAAAAAGAAGAAGGGGTAAGCAAAAAGCTTGTTGGTTTCAAATTCAAGGACAAAGGGATTCCAAGGGCCCATTACCCGATTGTCAATGAGGCTGGAGCTCAAATCGGCGAAGTTACTTCCGGAACTATGTCCCCTAGCATGAATATTGGAATCGGGCTTGGCTATGTAGATATTGCATATGCAAAGCCGGGTACAGAAATAGCAGTAAGTGTAAGGAACAAAAACTTATCAGCAGTAGTTGAAAAGTTACCCTTATTGAAGAAATAATATTCTAATTAAAAATAAATCGGGCTCTTGAACTGTTCAGGAGCCTGTTTCTTTCCCATGAGTAAAATTGAAGTTTGCCTTAGCCCAGAACTGATTCATCTGCATGATTTGACTGATAAAATCGTAGTTGTAGTGGACATATTCCGCGCCACCTCCACTATGGTCACTGGATTGGCCAATAATGTAGCTTCCATCACACCAGTAGCAGGATTAGAGACTTGCAGGTCCATGAAGGAACAAGGCTACATTATCGCCGGTGAAAGGAACGGAAAGACAGCTGAAGGCTTTCAATTGGGAAACTCACCTCTGAGCTATTTGAACAATGCCTTTGCTGGCGAAAAAATTGCCGTGACAACCACTAATGGAACACTGACAATTGAGAAATCCAAAAAGGGTTCTGCAGAGGTTCTGATTGGTGCTTTTTTAAACCTACAAGCCACCGCTGATTATCTGGCCAATAAGGGAAAGGATATATTGATACATTGCGCAGGCTGGAAAGGAATGTTTAATTTAGAAGACTCTCTTTATGCGGGCGCATTGATTAGCTCATTGGCGGAAAAATTCAATTTTGATTGTGATGGGGCCATTGCCATGAAGGCCCTTTACGAAAGTAATAAAGCCGACCTAAAGGGATTTTTAGGCCAAGCCTCCCATGCAAAAAGGCTACAAAACCACAATATCGAAGCTGATATAGACTTCTGCCTGACTTTGGACAAATACAACTTCGTAGGAAAACTTGAAGGTGAAGAGCTAGTAAGAGTAGTACACAATAAGGTGGTTTAACCACAGAGAACACCAAGGATTCGCAGAGATCACAAAGTTTTTATTTTCAAATATCCACTTTAAAGGCTTAACCTTTAGCTTGGGCAAATTATAAATCACCATTAATCACCCTCCTGATTCCGTTCTTTAAAAGTAACACATTAAAATTCATCAAAAGTCCCAATTTATAATGCCCCAATTTAAGGTAGGTTAATGTTTGGGCTAAATGAATATCATTTAGGGTTTCTACACTTTTTAATTCTATAACAACCTTATTTTCAACCAGCAAATCCAATCTATAACCGCACTCAATCTTTACCTCTTCAAAAACCACAGGCAAGCCCACCTCTTTTTCCACTAGCATTCCTGTACTTTTTAACTTATAAAAAAGACACTCCTGATAGACATGCTCTAAATATGTATATCCGCAATTGCAGCAGTAGCTTTTAGTATGATAATCTTTCAAAAAGCATACGAAAGCCCCGAGAAACGAGATTTTATTCCGTGCAAATCTGTGGAATCCGTGAGAAACAAGTTTACTGGAGTGATAACGGATAATCATATAATAATTAAAACACCCGTTATCAAAATCTTACAAAACTAAACTCTTTCCTTCATCCTTCTTCAACTAAACCTCTGAGCCCTTTGTGACCTCTCTGTGTTCATCGTGGTTCCCTCTACTGCGCTCTCTGAGTCCTCCGCGGTTAATATCCTTTGTTCTCCTTGTCCTTTGTGGTTTATCCTTTGCAATTCGGTCAATAGGATTTACCTTTGTGCTCCATGGAAAAGCACTACCAATTTATCCAGTCCAAATTGGATCAAGCGGCCTCTTCCAATAAACTGAGGACGCTTAAAACAACTTCCCCTGAAAAAGTGGATTTCTTTTCCAACGATTACCTTGGCTACTCCACAAAAGGACTGCTTAACCATGCAATTCCCCAAACTTCAATTCCTCAATGGACTGGCGCCACTGGCTCTAGGCTAATCAGTGGAAATCATCCTGAAATAGAGCTTTTGGAGCAGGATTTTGCTGATTTTATGGGCAGCCCTGCAGCGCTACTTTACAATTCCGGCTATATGGCCAATGTAGGTCTACTTTCTGCATTGGGAGACAAGGAAAGCTGTTTTGTTTTTGATGAGCATGTCCACGCAAGTATTAAAGAAGGAATGCGTCTGGGCTTTGGACAAAAAACATCCTTTAAACATAATGACCTTGATGATTTAGAGAAAAAACTCAAGCAGCAATCTGACAATAACAAAAGGCTATTGGTGCTATCAGAAGGTTTATTTTCTATGCATGGGGATATCCCAGATGTAGAAGAAATGCTCATACTTTGTCAAAAGTACCAAGCAGCCTTGATCATTGACGAAGCCCATTCTCTTGGAACTTTGGGACAGGATAAAAAAGGAATTTCAGCTTCATTCCACAATCACCCTAATCTTTTTGCCAGGGTCATTACCTTTGGCAAAGCTGCCGGAGGACATGGAGCAATGGTATTGGGTTCTAACAAGCTCAGGGATTTCCTGATTAACTTTAGCAGGGCCTTTATTTATACCACAGCTCCATCTATAGACCAGGTAAACAGCATTAAGGCTGCTTTAGCCCTATTTAAAAAGAAAAGCAATTTCGACCAACTGGATCAGGCCATCGAAACCTATTTGGACATGGTCAAAGAATTACCTGATAACTTTTCCCGAAACCCAAGTCCAATCCAATATTGGCAATGTGCTGATATCCCCAGATTAAAGGGAAAAGTGAAATTATTAGAACAATCAGGCGTCAATTGCTATGCAATTCTTTCACCTACAGTAAAAGCTGGAGAAGAAAGAATTCGACTGGTGCTACACGCATTTAACACTAAAAAAGAAATACAAGAGCTTATCAGCTTGTTGAATAAATAAAATGAACAATAAGGTATTTGTTACGGGAATAGGAACAGGAATAGGCAAAACAGTTTGTTCAGCGGCCCTATGCAAGACATTTGGCCATGCTTACTGGAAACCAGTACAATGTGGTGATCTAGACCAATCTGACACTATTTTTATTTCTAAACATTCCCTAGGAACCCATATTCACCAGGAAGCTTACAGGCTAAAAACTCCACAATCACCTCACTTGGCTGCAAAGCTGGAGAATGTTGAAATTTCCCTTCCTGAATCACTTATCCCAAGGGATTCAAAAAAACTCTGTGTAGAAGGCGCTGGAGGCTTAATGGTTCCTTTCAATGAGCGCCAAACCTATCTTGATTTTCTATTGGATTCAAAACTACATCCTGTAATTGTCATTAGACATTATTTGGGCAGCATCAATCATAGTTTACTAACGCTGCAAGCATTGGCTTCGGCAGGAATTAAGGATTTCACCATTATCTGGAACGGTGAAGAAAATGCTTCTTCTGAAAGCGCTATTTTGAAGCGCTTCGCACCTATCGAACAATATAGGATGGAGGAATGGGACATGGAGAAAAATGAATTGCCGCATCTTAAACAAATCGGCTGAGATGAATTATAGTGAAGAGATGAGATCGGAGAAGAATAAAATTGGCATCACTAAAGCCATGGCTATAAACTCTTTGGGGCTATATGAATCCACAGAAGACCAAAGATATACTACGAAGGAACATTCTTTTGACCTAAATACCAATGGAGACTGGAAAGCAAGTGTTTCTACCAGCTTGTGGAATGAAATAAACGGATATATCCAAAACCTAGGTCACAAACCAGAACGTTTTCCAGAGGAAGCCAAATTGCTTTCCTACCTGATTCACAAAATGGATTTACAGCCTTCAGAAGGTCAAATGATCAATGCGGCCACTTCAAGAGGAAGCATTGATTTTCTATCCAGAATGCAGCAGGAAAACCCAAACCTGCCGGTTTGGACCTCCCCACATTCTACCTTGGGCTTTGCCAGTAGTTGGCCCAGCTTACTGCATGAATCGGATAGTTCCCTTTTCTTTCAATCCTCCACTTGCAGTAGCTTTGGACTGACTTTACAAAATGCCTTTGCTTGGCTGAATAGTGGTATGGCGGATAGTTTTATCGCCGCAGCAGTGGAATGCCCCACAGGTCAATTGACCATAGACCAGATGAAGGCCATCCGGATTTATGCCAATGGTGCAAACAACAACTACCCTTGCAGGTCCATGGACTTTGAAAAGGAACAAAACACCATGGTGCTAGGTGAAGGGGCTTATGTTTTCGAACTAAAGAAAACCAACAACAATATACTTGCCTACTTGGATGGCGTGGGATCTGCTGTAGAAAAAATCCACCATTCCACAGAATTATCCTCCCAAGGAAATTGCATAGTAACTGCAGCAAAAAGGGCCTTTAACGCTGAATCTGATCCAAATATTGATTTAATAATCGGACACTTCCCCGGTACCAAACTGGGAGATATAGCTGAAAAAAATGCTTACCAAACTGTCTTTGGTAATAAGATTCCTTATACTATTTCCAACAAGTGGAAGATTGGGCACTCACTAGGCTCCAGCTTAGCGGCCAATTTGGATCTAGCCATTTCCATCTTGCAAAATCAGGAACTTCCACCATTACCAGATTACATCAAGAATGAAGCTGCCCCGCCTAAAACGATCAATAGGATTTTGATCACAGCATTGGGCTTTGGCGGACAGGCTATCTGTGCGGTAATTGAAAAATAGAATTGAGACATTAGACGCCAGATTTTAGAAAAAAACTCTACTTCCAGCATCTAATGTCTCAAGACTCCATACTAAAGACTAAGTACTATTTTCACTTCAACTTATCGTTGTTTTTGTGCCGATCGATATCCCGGATATTTTTCTTTTCAAAATTTTTCTCCAAGGCCTTGGTAAGGTCAACACCTGTTTGATTGGCCAAGCAGATCAACACCCATAGCACATCTGCCATTTCATCCCCTAGGTCCTTTCCCTTGTCGCTTTCCTTAAAGGACTGTTCACCATATTTCCTGGCCATGATCCGCGCCAACTCTCCCACTTCTTCCGTCAAGATAGTCATATTGGTCAGTTCATTAAAATACCTTACCCCAACCGTTTTGATCCAATGATCTACCTTTTCTTGTGCTTCTTCTATTGTCATTTTATTTCATTAAATACTTCTTATAACCTTCCCATCTTCCAATACTAATTCTCTATCAACTACTTTTGGAATATCTTCTTCATAATGGCTTACATAGATCATCGAAACATCAGGATGCCTTCCGATATGGTCAATCGTCTCACGGAACAAAATCCTTTGCTCATCATCCATACCCTGAGCAGCCTCATCAAGGATCAGTAAGGCTGGCGATTTTATCAAAGCCCTGGCCAAAAGACAAAAACGTTGATTCTCCAAAGGGATCTGGTGCAAAAGCATTTGGGCCACATGTTCTATCCTAAACAGCTTCAACCATTCCATGGCAACTTGTTCTTGCTCCTCACTAACTTTTTTGAACAAGCCAATGGAATCGAATAATCCCGAAAGTACCACCTTCAAACAGGTCTGGTTTCTGGGAAAATACCTGGCCAATTCTGGTGACACAAAACCAATGGGGCGCTTGATATCCCAAATCGTTTCACCAGTTCCCCTCTTTCTCCCAAAAAGCACAATATCATTGGCATAAGCCTGAGGGTTCTCTCCATTGATCAAACTAAGCAAAGTAGATTTCCCAGCGCCATTATGTCCTCTCAACACCCAGCATTCTCCCTGTTTTATCTCCCAGTTGACCTGGTCCAAAATAACCTTGCCATTATACTGGATATGGATTTGGTTCATCTTGACCATGGTATCAAATCGCTTAACAGGTTTATTCTGAATCAATTCATCCAACTTTTTATGATCAAATTGTGAAAGCGCTGCATGGTTAACCAGATCTCTTTCGTGAAAATCCTCCCTCTTCTCGACTTGCACAATTTTCCCTCCATCTACTATGGCAACATGGGTAATTGCATCAGGGATTTCGTCTGGAGACGTTGTCATGATCACCTGAATACCAGATGCCACCATGGCCTCCAATGCTTCTCCAAAATGCTTTCTGGTTTCTACATCCAAACCGGTCATGGGTTGGTCCATAAGGAAAAGCCTTGGATTGCGTAAGAGCGCTCCTGCAATGGCCAACCTCCTGCTTTCTCCATTGGACAGCTTGATCAGAGATTTATCCTTTAGCACCTCCAAATCCAGTAATTCCATTGCCTTTTCAACTGTCCAAGGGCCTTCCTGCTTGGCTTCTACTTCACATAAGTGCTCTATTACCGTAGCTGCCTCTTCTGATTCGGATGAATTGAAGCGTTGCTGATAATAGAAGTTTTGAAGGTTGGACTTATTGGTAAAAGTGTATTTCTGAGAAATTACGGCAATCAAATCCCTAAAGCTATTGATCTTACCCTGTGAAGTCATTTCCTTTTGGTAATCCACTGCAAAATCCCGGGTAACCCTACCCGCTGAAAGTACAGTCTTACCCAAAATGGTATCCAAAAATGCAGTTTTCTCAGAACCTGAAGCACTCAGTATCGCCCAGTTCTCCCCTGTTTTCATTTGGAAATTAATATCCTGAAAAATATTCCGGTCCAAATACCTGACATGAGCATTTTCGATTGATAGAAACAATGAACCCATCCTTTTATATTTTATTTTTTGAATCAATACAGATGGTTACAGGTCCATCGTTCACCAAAGCCACTTTCATATCTGCTCCAAACTCTCCTGTTTCAATGGTTTTGCCCAAGTCATTTTCCACTTGTTGGATAAATGATTCATATAATGGAATCGCAATATCCGGTTTGGCTGCCTTAATATATGATGGCCTGTTTCCCTTCTTGGTACTGGCATGCAAGGTGAACTGACTGATCAAAAGCAGCTCTCCATCCACATCAAACAAGCTTTTGTTCATCACACCATTCTCATCACCAAAAATCCTCAAATTGACAATTTTCTTACTTAGCCATGTGATATCCTCAGCATTGTCTGCCTCCTCAATCCCCAACAAAACCATTAAGCCTTGTCCTATTTTTCCTTTAATTTCTCCATCAATTTTCACTGAAGATTCCGAAACCCGCTGAATAACTGCTATCATTGTAATACTATTTTTAAAATAAAACCTTGAAGTTAATTGAAATCAGCTAAGATTTACAGTTTTCCGGATGTCATTTTGGCCATTTTCATCAGCTTGATGGGCTTTATCGTTTTCAATTGGTTTCAGCAACCTCTACAGCACGAATTGAACGGACTGTTTGATGCCAACCAATATCAAAAGGTCTATGAATTCTTTAGGGGGAAATTGGAAACCTATAGGGTCAATTACCCCTTTAGTGTAAGGATTTTGGTTCCTTGGCTCGCAGCCCAGTTGCCATTCGACAACATGTTCACCAATTTTAAAATCGTAAACCTCTTTTTTGGAATCGCTTGGATTCCCTTCTGGTTTTATCTTGGAAAAAAACTGAGTCTAGGAAGATTCAAAACATGGATCGGTTGGTTCTGGATCAGTTTTCACTGGGTAGGCATTTGGAAAGCCAACCTTTCTGATCCTATCACGGTTGACCTACCCCTTTATTTGCTCCAATTACTTTTACTATTGGCTTTAATTGAAAATAAATGGTGGCTACTATGCCTAGTGGCAGCAATCTCCATCATTCAAAAGGAATCTATCTTACCGATTCTTCTAGCCCTATGCATTTATCCAGGAATCCCCCTATATCGAAAGCATGATAAAAAGGCTTTCGGAAGCCTTTTACTGGCACTTCTAATAAGCTATATCAGCCTAAAAATCACCAGCATGTATTTCCCAAGTGCCAATACTGGGAAAAACGCATTAGTCAATTTATTTAATAACACCCTTGGTCTATTGGGACATCCTGATCTTTTCCTAAGATGGGTATTCTCCCTCACTATAGCCTATGCGGCCTTCCTGTGGGTATTTATCTGGTACCCTAAACCGTTTTTGACCAAGCCTGATAATAAGCAAAAGTTTCTTGTGCCGCTTATCTTGGTCTATGGCTTTTTCAGTCTTTTCGCCGGAGGAGATTTTACGAGGATCGCATTTTTAGGTGCTCCATTTGTCCTATTGTTTTTACTACGGAACCTTCAACTTTCTTACCTTCAGTGGATCATACTATTGGCCGTAAGTCTTCCAGCAATGAGATTGTTTGAATTTATTCCTGATGGAGGAGCGGACTTTGGCAATTGGAAAAAATGGTATCCTGAATACGCCCCAGCGAATTGGCTTATCATTTATGGAGCATATACGCTATTGGTAGCAGTGATAAGTAAAATATGGCTAAAGCCTGAGCATATGAATCCTGATCTAACTTGATTGGCCCTAATTGATTTGACAGCAGGGGAAAACAAAAATGAGGTAATCTCATTTACCATTTTTTGTATCATTCTGACGCAAGGAAGAATCTCATACAACTGATTTTCAACAACAAGAAAATACAGAGATTTCTCCTAAAGTCGCAATAATGTGGATTTTTGAGGCCGCCAGTGTAAATTATTCAAAGATTTGCATCTGTTTTGACTCTATCACCTTCACCATTTCCAACTCATCATTGAGTGCTTGGTGCACCATGGCCTTAGCCACCTGATGATCGTAAATAGGCTTATATTTTTTGAACAGGCCCACCGAGGTAACGGCTTTCATCACTGCCTTCCCGATAGACTCTCCGATTCGGGTTTCCTTCCTGTGCCCCAGAAGAATGGATGGCCTGAAAATCCCCAAATACTCAAAAGGAATCACTTTTAAATCTTCTTCTACCTCTCCTTTTACCTTATTATAAAATATAGAGGAAAGCTGGTCCGCCCCAAGTGCACTTACATAAAGGAACTTACTTGCTCCCCAACGATGCGCCCAT is from Echinicola marina and encodes:
- the gcvT gene encoding glycine cleavage system aminomethyltransferase GcvT gives rise to the protein MENTIKKVALNDKHIELGGKMVPFAGYNMPVRYTSDKQEHNTVRDGVGVFDVSHMGEFMVTGPHALELIQKVTSNDASKLVIGQAQYSCFPNEKGGIVDDLLVYKMAEEEYLLVVNASNIDKDWAWVNQHNEMGAELKNISDEMSLFAVQGPKATAALQKITPVNLDDIKFYHFAVGEFAGIQDVIISGTGYTGAGGFEIYVRNEDALAVWDAIFEAGAEFDIQPIGLGARDTLRLEMGYCLYGNDIDDSTSPLEAGLGWITKFTKDFINSDNLKKQKEEGVSKKLVGFKFKDKGIPRAHYPIVNEAGAQIGEVTSGTMSPSMNIGIGLGYVDIAYAKPGTEIAVSVRNKNLSAVVEKLPLLKK
- a CDS encoding 2-phosphosulfolactate phosphatase, whose translation is MSKIEVCLSPELIHLHDLTDKIVVVVDIFRATSTMVTGLANNVASITPVAGLETCRSMKEQGYIIAGERNGKTAEGFQLGNSPLSYLNNAFAGEKIAVTTTNGTLTIEKSKKGSAEVLIGAFLNLQATADYLANKGKDILIHCAGWKGMFNLEDSLYAGALISSLAEKFNFDCDGAIAMKALYESNKADLKGFLGQASHAKRLQNHNIEADIDFCLTLDKYNFVGKLEGEELVRVVHNKVV
- a CDS encoding GxxExxY protein; protein product: MIIRYHSSKLVSHGFHRFARNKISFLGAFVCFLKDYHTKSYCCNCGYTYLEHVYQECLFYKLKSTGMLVEKEVGLPVVFEEVKIECGYRLDLLVENKVVIELKSVETLNDIHLAQTLTYLKLGHYKLGLLMNFNVLLLKNGIRRVINGDL
- a CDS encoding aminotransferase class I/II-fold pyridoxal phosphate-dependent enzyme, translating into MEKHYQFIQSKLDQAASSNKLRTLKTTSPEKVDFFSNDYLGYSTKGLLNHAIPQTSIPQWTGATGSRLISGNHPEIELLEQDFADFMGSPAALLYNSGYMANVGLLSALGDKESCFVFDEHVHASIKEGMRLGFGQKTSFKHNDLDDLEKKLKQQSDNNKRLLVLSEGLFSMHGDIPDVEEMLILCQKYQAALIIDEAHSLGTLGQDKKGISASFHNHPNLFARVITFGKAAGGHGAMVLGSNKLRDFLINFSRAFIYTTAPSIDQVNSIKAALALFKKKSNFDQLDQAIETYLDMVKELPDNFSRNPSPIQYWQCADIPRLKGKVKLLEQSGVNCYAILSPTVKAGEERIRLVLHAFNTKKEIQELISLLNK
- the bioD gene encoding dethiobiotin synthase; its protein translation is MNNKVFVTGIGTGIGKTVCSAALCKTFGHAYWKPVQCGDLDQSDTIFISKHSLGTHIHQEAYRLKTPQSPHLAAKLENVEISLPESLIPRDSKKLCVEGAGGLMVPFNERQTYLDFLLDSKLHPVIVIRHYLGSINHSLLTLQALASAGIKDFTIIWNGEENASSESAILKRFAPIEQYRMEEWDMEKNELPHLKQIG
- a CDS encoding beta-ketoacyl synthase N-terminal-like domain-containing protein, which encodes MNYSEEMRSEKNKIGITKAMAINSLGLYESTEDQRYTTKEHSFDLNTNGDWKASVSTSLWNEINGYIQNLGHKPERFPEEAKLLSYLIHKMDLQPSEGQMINAATSRGSIDFLSRMQQENPNLPVWTSPHSTLGFASSWPSLLHESDSSLFFQSSTCSSFGLTLQNAFAWLNSGMADSFIAAAVECPTGQLTIDQMKAIRIYANGANNNYPCRSMDFEKEQNTMVLGEGAYVFELKKTNNNILAYLDGVGSAVEKIHHSTELSSQGNCIVTAAKRAFNAESDPNIDLIIGHFPGTKLGDIAEKNAYQTVFGNKIPYTISNKWKIGHSLGSSLAANLDLAISILQNQELPPLPDYIKNEAAPPKTINRILITALGFGGQAICAVIEK
- a CDS encoding nucleotide pyrophosphohydrolase; amino-acid sequence: MTIEEAQEKVDHWIKTVGVRYFNELTNMTILTEEVGELARIMARKYGEQSFKESDKGKDLGDEMADVLWVLICLANQTGVDLTKALEKNFEKKNIRDIDRHKNNDKLK
- a CDS encoding ATP-binding cassette domain-containing protein encodes the protein MGSLFLSIENAHVRYLDRNIFQDINFQMKTGENWAILSASGSEKTAFLDTILGKTVLSAGRVTRDFAVDYQKEMTSQGKINSFRDLIAVISQKYTFTNKSNLQNFYYQQRFNSSESEEAATVIEHLCEVEAKQEGPWTVEKAMELLDLEVLKDKSLIKLSNGESRRLAIAGALLRNPRLFLMDQPMTGLDVETRKHFGEALEAMVASGIQVIMTTSPDEIPDAITHVAIVDGGKIVQVEKREDFHERDLVNHAALSQFDHKKLDELIQNKPVKRFDTMVKMNQIHIQYNGKVILDQVNWEIKQGECWVLRGHNGAGKSTLLSLINGENPQAYANDIVLFGRKRGTGETIWDIKRPIGFVSPELARYFPRNQTCLKVVLSGLFDSIGLFKKVSEEQEQVAMEWLKLFRIEHVAQMLLHQIPLENQRFCLLARALIKSPALLILDEAAQGMDDEQRILFRETIDHIGRHPDVSMIYVSHYEEDIPKVVDRELVLEDGKVIRSI
- the dtd gene encoding D-aminoacyl-tRNA deacylase, translating into MIAVIQRVSESSVKIDGEIKGKIGQGLMVLLGIEEADNAEDITWLSKKIVNLRIFGDENGVMNKSLFDVDGELLLISQFTLHASTKKGNRPSYIKAAKPDIAIPLYESFIQQVENDLGKTIETGEFGADMKVALVNDGPVTICIDSKNKI
- a CDS encoding NAD-dependent epimerase/dehydratase family protein, which translates into the protein MKSIALVSGASGLIGVQLLHQLFKAKEYDYVLTIARRELAFKHPKLVQLQVDFDKIEQTSLLDKLREDDFGGGNHGLIAVLEAKEVKMHAFCALGTTIKKAKTKENFYRIDHNYVIDFAKWAHRWGASKFLYVSALGADQLSSIFYNKVKGEVEEDLKVIPFEYLGIFRPSILLGHRKETRIGESIGKAVMKAVTSVGLFKKYKPIYDHQVAKAMVHQALNDELEMVKVIESKQMQIFE